Proteins from one Planctomyces sp. SH-PL62 genomic window:
- a CDS encoding bifunctional riboflavin kinase/FAD synthetase, with protein MITIENVRDFPARARGAYVTIGNFDGVHRGHARLMAELVRRADAAGAPALAVTFDPHPAALLRPEQTPEPLVRMDREIELLMATGVSDVAVFRTGPWLLGLSAREFFEQVVLGQFAARGMVEGPNFFFGRDRQGNVDVLGRWCRESGVALHVAEPLMTDDGRMISSSRIRRCLVDGQVAEARDLLGRPHRIRGLVTHGAGRGAGIGVPTANLDEIDVLIPAPGVYAATVLVPGVEPGSPPSRWPAACNIGPNPTFGEQQFKVEAHLIDFRGDLYGQLIELEFLERLRPTRAFAGLDDLLQQISRDVEQARRIAAAE; from the coding sequence GTGATCACGATCGAGAACGTTCGAGACTTTCCGGCCCGGGCTCGCGGCGCGTACGTCACGATCGGCAACTTCGACGGCGTCCACCGGGGGCACGCGCGGCTGATGGCCGAGCTGGTCCGCCGGGCCGACGCGGCCGGGGCCCCGGCCCTCGCGGTGACGTTCGATCCCCATCCCGCGGCGCTTCTACGCCCCGAGCAGACGCCGGAGCCTCTCGTCCGCATGGATCGGGAGATCGAGTTGCTGATGGCGACCGGCGTCTCCGACGTCGCCGTCTTCCGGACCGGCCCCTGGCTCCTGGGGCTGTCGGCCCGCGAGTTCTTCGAGCAGGTGGTTCTCGGCCAGTTCGCCGCGCGGGGCATGGTGGAAGGGCCGAACTTCTTCTTCGGCCGGGACCGCCAGGGGAACGTCGACGTCCTGGGGCGGTGGTGCCGGGAGTCGGGCGTCGCGCTCCACGTCGCCGAGCCGTTGATGACCGACGACGGCCGGATGATCTCGTCGTCCCGGATCCGTCGCTGCCTGGTCGACGGCCAGGTCGCCGAGGCCCGCGATCTCCTGGGACGGCCGCACCGCATCCGGGGCCTCGTGACCCACGGCGCGGGGAGAGGGGCGGGGATCGGCGTCCCCACGGCGAACCTGGACGAGATCGACGTCCTCATCCCCGCCCCCGGCGTCTACGCCGCGACCGTGCTCGTCCCCGGCGTGGAGCCCGGCTCCCCCCCCTCGCGCTGGCCCGCCGCGTGCAACATCGGCCCCAACCCCACGTTCGGCGAGCAGCAGTTCAAGGTCGAGGCCCATCTGATCGACTTCCGAGGCGACCTTTACGGCCAGCTCATCGAGCTGGAGTTCCTCGAACGCCTGCGACCGACACGCGCGTTCGCCGGGCTCGACGACCTCTTGCAGCAGATCTCCCGCGACGTCGAGCAAGCCCGCCGGATCGCCGCCGCGGAGTGA
- a CDS encoding serine/threonine-protein kinase, whose amino-acid sequence MLNREEAPPKTDAQGPGSLAAARRIHAACERFEADWKARPRPRVEDYLGVPDDPDRPHLLEELAGLEIELRISLGERPSAAEYLARFPRNAAVIARLFDEPELDPGLGATEIWPPPHRDGAHSAASASASASTSAPPVQGQRLGKYELIDELARGGMGVVYKARDTALNRVVAIKMILSGAMATEAERERFRREAALAAKLDHPNVVPIYEVGEQDGFLYFTMRLVEGGSLAGRLDRYREDPMALADLIEVLARAVQYANEQGFIHCDLKPSNILIDRDGVPQITDFGLARQASRDDSITASGAVLGTPSYMAPEQASGEREAIGPATDVHGLGAILYELLAGRPPFRMATTMETVMQAIYCDPIPPRELRPQVPRELEHICLKCLEKSPKDRYPTAEALSADLAHFLQGDPIDATGPIQKLRRWSRREPEIVARLSGLALVSLLTELNYRVLSPFPDALAHSSVQMVLGLWAVLTLLFQQLQRRGWQSDRLRGCWILGDMTCLTLLLWIMEDLDTPLLIGYPLMIAASGLWFREGVVWFTTGLAIAGYLALYGHAAVDWGRTNPGWMKPGVLPYGNIYVVCLALSGFVVARLVKRIRVISRYYEMRRVN is encoded by the coding sequence ATGCTGAACCGCGAGGAGGCGCCCCCGAAGACCGACGCCCAGGGTCCCGGCTCGCTGGCCGCCGCGCGTCGCATCCACGCCGCCTGCGAGCGGTTCGAGGCCGACTGGAAGGCGCGGCCGCGTCCCCGAGTGGAGGACTACCTCGGCGTCCCCGACGACCCGGATCGGCCCCACCTCCTCGAAGAACTGGCCGGACTGGAGATCGAGCTGAGGATCAGCCTCGGCGAGCGGCCGAGCGCCGCGGAGTACCTCGCCCGATTCCCCCGAAACGCGGCCGTCATCGCCCGACTGTTCGACGAGCCGGAACTCGACCCGGGCCTCGGGGCGACCGAGATCTGGCCGCCGCCTCACCGAGACGGCGCCCACTCCGCCGCGTCGGCGTCGGCGTCGGCGTCGACCTCCGCGCCCCCCGTCCAGGGGCAGCGGCTCGGCAAGTACGAGTTGATCGACGAGCTGGCGCGCGGCGGCATGGGGGTCGTCTACAAGGCTCGCGACACCGCGCTCAATCGGGTCGTGGCCATCAAGATGATCCTGAGCGGGGCGATGGCCACGGAAGCCGAGCGGGAGCGGTTCCGCCGCGAGGCCGCGCTGGCGGCGAAGCTCGACCACCCCAACGTCGTCCCGATCTACGAGGTCGGCGAGCAAGACGGCTTCCTCTACTTCACGATGCGGCTGGTCGAGGGGGGGAGCCTCGCGGGCCGCCTGGATCGGTATCGCGAAGACCCGATGGCCCTCGCCGACCTGATCGAAGTGCTGGCCCGGGCCGTCCAGTACGCCAACGAGCAGGGGTTCATCCACTGCGACCTGAAGCCCTCGAACATCCTGATCGATCGCGACGGCGTCCCCCAGATCACCGACTTCGGGCTGGCCCGCCAGGCCTCGCGTGACGACTCGATCACGGCGTCGGGGGCCGTCCTGGGGACTCCCAGCTACATGGCCCCCGAACAGGCCTCGGGCGAGCGCGAGGCCATCGGCCCGGCGACCGACGTGCACGGCCTGGGCGCGATCCTCTACGAACTCCTGGCCGGGAGGCCGCCGTTCCGCATGGCGACCACGATGGAAACGGTCATGCAGGCGATCTACTGCGACCCGATCCCTCCCCGCGAGCTTCGCCCCCAGGTCCCGCGCGAGCTGGAGCACATCTGCCTGAAGTGCCTGGAGAAGTCGCCGAAGGATCGATATCCAACCGCCGAAGCCCTCTCGGCCGACCTGGCCCACTTCCTCCAGGGAGACCCGATCGACGCCACCGGCCCGATCCAGAAGCTAAGGCGCTGGAGCCGTCGTGAGCCGGAGATCGTCGCGAGGCTCTCCGGCCTGGCCCTCGTCAGCCTGCTGACCGAGCTGAATTACCGCGTCCTCTCCCCGTTCCCCGACGCACTGGCCCATAGCTCGGTCCAGATGGTCCTCGGCCTCTGGGCCGTGCTCACGCTCCTCTTCCAGCAGCTTCAGCGTCGAGGTTGGCAATCCGACCGCCTCCGCGGCTGCTGGATCCTCGGCGACATGACCTGCCTGACCCTGCTGCTCTGGATCATGGAGGACCTGGACACCCCGCTCCTGATCGGCTACCCGCTGATGATCGCCGCTTCGGGCCTCTGGTTCCGCGAGGGGGTCGTCTGGTTCACCACCGGGCTGGCGATCGCGGGGTATCTGGCGCTCTACGGCCATGCGGCCGTCGACTGGGGCCGGACGAATCCCGGCTGGATGAAGCCTGGAGTCCTCCCCTACGGCAACATCTACGTCGTCTGCCTGGCGCTCTCGGGGTTCGTGGTGGCGCGGCTGGTCAAGCGCATCCGGGTCATCAGCCGCTACTACGAGATGCGCCGCGTGAATTGA
- a CDS encoding ECF-type sigma factor: MTVDDQGSVTHWLGDLKVGDLAAAQPLWERYFGKLVVLARGKLRGLNKSGADEDEEDAALSAFNSFCTGAARGKFPKLDDREDLWKLLVVITARKAFAQAGRERRLKRGGGRRATEADRDPKGLDLLAGPDPSPEFAAMVAEEFQRLLDALGDDVLREVAVSRMEGYTCDEIAERLGCARRTIARRLDLIRKTWMHGDEEPPC, from the coding sequence ATGACCGTGGACGATCAAGGGTCGGTGACGCACTGGCTGGGCGATCTCAAGGTCGGCGACCTGGCCGCCGCGCAGCCGCTCTGGGAACGCTATTTCGGCAAGCTGGTCGTCCTGGCGCGCGGCAAACTCCGGGGCCTGAACAAGTCCGGGGCCGATGAGGACGAGGAAGACGCGGCGCTCTCGGCCTTCAACAGCTTCTGCACCGGCGCCGCGCGCGGGAAGTTCCCCAAGCTCGACGACCGCGAGGACCTCTGGAAGCTCCTGGTCGTCATCACCGCGCGCAAGGCGTTCGCCCAGGCGGGCCGCGAGCGCCGCCTGAAGCGCGGGGGAGGCCGACGCGCGACGGAGGCCGACCGCGACCCGAAGGGCCTGGACCTGCTCGCCGGCCCCGATCCCAGCCCCGAGTTCGCCGCGATGGTCGCCGAGGAATTCCAGCGGCTGCTCGACGCCCTGGGAGACGACGTGCTCCGCGAGGTCGCCGTCAGTCGCATGGAGGGCTACACCTGCGACGAGATCGCCGAGCGCCTCGGCTGCGCCCGCCGCACCATCGCCCGACGGCTGGACCTGATCCGCAAGACCTGGATGCACGGCGACGAGGAGCCCCCATGCTGA
- a CDS encoding DUF1080 domain-containing protein, with amino-acid sequence MSTSLARIFGLAACLGGFVPATAADEPPKPPDTLILFDGATLDGWKKTPFFGADTIDVRVADGAIVLPVGRSMSGVTTTRTDLPNSNYELSYEAMRTEGSDFFAAATFPVREGFLTLVNGGWGGNITGLSSIDGADASENQTTVGYKYRDKTWYRFRIRVTDQAVRCWIDDKEVVKVDVQGRKLGTRIQVRASEPLGFATWESAGAVRSVSLRPLSPAEVDENRVETP; translated from the coding sequence ATGTCGACGTCGCTCGCCCGGATCTTCGGCCTCGCGGCCTGCCTCGGTGGATTCGTCCCCGCGACGGCCGCCGACGAGCCGCCGAAGCCACCGGACACCCTGATCCTGTTCGACGGCGCGACGCTCGACGGCTGGAAGAAGACGCCCTTCTTCGGCGCCGACACAATCGACGTCCGCGTCGCCGACGGCGCGATCGTCCTCCCCGTCGGCAGGTCGATGTCGGGCGTCACCACGACGCGGACCGACCTGCCGAACTCGAATTACGAGTTGTCGTACGAGGCCATGCGCACCGAGGGGAGCGACTTCTTCGCCGCCGCGACCTTCCCCGTCCGGGAGGGGTTCCTCACGCTCGTCAACGGCGGCTGGGGGGGCAACATCACCGGGCTCTCCAGCATCGACGGGGCCGACGCCTCCGAGAACCAGACGACGGTCGGCTACAAGTACCGCGACAAGACCTGGTACCGCTTCCGCATCCGCGTGACCGACCAGGCCGTCCGCTGCTGGATCGACGACAAGGAGGTCGTGAAGGTCGACGTCCAGGGCCGCAAGCTCGGGACCCGGATCCAGGTCCGCGCCAGCGAGCCGCTCGGCTTCGCCACCTGGGAATCCGCCGGCGCCGTCCGCAGCGTCAGCCTCCGGCCGCTCTCCCCGGCCGAGGTCGACGAGAATCGCGTCGAGACCCCGTAA
- a CDS encoding DUF1570 domain-containing protein gives MMDSKTTHGVRRRDLLHAAAVGLLGASAAARSPAAVQDEAKGGSGAPPITLNDADAAEVERKLREVGLGEPRRLKSNHYLAIGDAAESFMRSSLTDCELLALAYLRHFQDRGFDVKEPERPLLVIGFLDERSFGKYYGMPSTGGAQPVGLYERSTNVLSVFDWRNVPMVSRASTKNVQTIAHEVTHQLTFNTGLLERAADIPVSIMEGLGTYGEPRKVLGPSDLGRLNLGRLDDLAKLRRSIAWIPIRELLVDDSAFRQGLFGRVLLAYAESWTLVHFLLNHKDRLPGFRDYLKVLRTRKTSDHRIEDAKEHLGDLDELNRDVQAYSVRLLRSL, from the coding sequence ATGATGGATTCGAAGACGACCCACGGAGTTCGCCGACGCGACCTACTCCACGCGGCGGCGGTCGGCCTGCTCGGGGCCTCGGCCGCGGCTCGTTCGCCCGCCGCCGTCCAGGACGAGGCCAAGGGCGGGTCCGGGGCCCCCCCCATCACGCTCAACGACGCCGACGCGGCCGAGGTGGAGCGGAAGCTCCGCGAGGTGGGCCTGGGCGAGCCGCGACGGCTGAAATCGAACCATTACCTCGCGATCGGCGATGCGGCCGAGTCGTTCATGAGGTCGAGCCTGACCGACTGCGAGCTGCTCGCCCTCGCCTATCTGCGGCACTTCCAGGATCGAGGCTTCGACGTCAAGGAGCCGGAACGTCCGCTGCTCGTGATCGGCTTCCTCGACGAGCGTTCGTTCGGCAAGTATTACGGCATGCCGTCCACGGGCGGCGCGCAGCCGGTCGGGCTTTACGAACGGTCGACGAACGTCCTGAGCGTCTTCGACTGGCGAAACGTGCCGATGGTGAGTCGCGCGTCGACCAAGAACGTCCAGACCATCGCGCACGAGGTCACTCACCAGTTGACGTTCAACACAGGCCTCCTCGAACGCGCGGCGGATATCCCGGTCAGCATCATGGAGGGACTGGGAACCTACGGGGAGCCGCGCAAGGTGCTCGGCCCCAGCGACCTGGGCCGCCTCAACCTGGGCCGCCTCGACGACCTGGCGAAGCTGCGCCGGAGCATCGCCTGGATCCCGATCCGCGAGCTGCTCGTCGATGACTCGGCCTTCCGGCAGGGGCTGTTCGGCCGGGTCTTGCTCGCCTATGCGGAGTCGTGGACCCTGGTTCATTTCCTCCTGAACCACAAGGATCGCCTCCCCGGCTTTCGCGATTATCTGAAGGTCCTCCGCACCCGGAAAACCTCCGACCATCGGATCGAGGACGCGAAGGAACATCTGGGGGACCTCGACGAGCTGAACCGGGACGTTCAGGCGTACTCCGTCCGGCTCCTCCGTTCGCTCTGA
- a CDS encoding HEAT repeat domain-containing protein, with translation MPERGRAGLWITGGLAVVATGAGLFWASSARRPATEAGAAQQAAASFGESSTTAELAAGLRSGDARALDVVRKRLTTEPDAPRVAVTEAQAGEFIEILTAVRAGFLQFAAPGRAAAAVVAATILDKFGVDPAPASYIEILKPIHDVYSAALADTDSDVRFVALGESHRFWAWIPGRTPSTMEEQRIAEWKEAIHRPVVRCLASTDHRTRAAAIYSLGYLLIDSAAAPALAYLDDPAVEVRRQAVVSFAGRPGLLTEDLLLKRLHDSDAAIHDATVAALKLRGLNQELIGLGGLMTSPRADQRASVIPLIKDRTDIDPVVWLLQLSHDPDETVRIHAVEALGAQKVADAAVKRRIVEMAKSDASQEVRQAAGKLMPSAEETTASLPPLPGSSLLNPKAN, from the coding sequence ATGCCAGAGCGAGGTCGAGCAGGACTTTGGATCACGGGCGGCCTGGCCGTCGTCGCGACCGGCGCGGGCCTGTTCTGGGCGTCGAGCGCCCGGCGGCCGGCGACCGAGGCCGGGGCGGCGCAGCAGGCGGCCGCGAGCTTCGGCGAGTCCAGCACGACGGCCGAGCTGGCGGCCGGGCTCCGATCCGGAGACGCCCGGGCCCTGGATGTCGTCCGCAAGCGTCTGACCACCGAGCCCGACGCCCCCCGGGTCGCGGTGACCGAGGCGCAGGCCGGCGAATTCATCGAGATCCTGACGGCCGTGCGGGCGGGCTTCCTCCAGTTCGCGGCCCCGGGCCGCGCCGCGGCGGCCGTCGTGGCCGCGACGATCCTGGACAAGTTCGGCGTCGACCCGGCCCCGGCGAGCTACATCGAGATCCTCAAGCCGATCCACGACGTCTACTCGGCGGCCCTGGCCGACACCGACTCCGACGTCCGCTTCGTCGCCCTCGGCGAGAGCCACCGCTTCTGGGCCTGGATCCCCGGCCGAACCCCGTCGACGATGGAGGAGCAGCGGATCGCCGAGTGGAAGGAAGCGATCCACCGCCCGGTCGTCCGCTGCCTGGCCAGCACCGACCACCGCACCCGCGCCGCCGCCATCTACTCGCTGGGCTACCTGCTCATCGACTCGGCCGCCGCGCCCGCGCTGGCCTACCTCGACGACCCCGCCGTGGAGGTCCGTCGCCAGGCGGTCGTCTCGTTCGCCGGCCGTCCCGGCCTGCTCACCGAGGACCTGCTCCTGAAGCGGCTCCACGACTCCGACGCCGCCATCCACGACGCCACCGTCGCCGCGCTCAAGCTCCGCGGCCTCAACCAGGAGTTGATCGGCCTGGGCGGCCTGATGACCAGCCCCCGCGCCGACCAGCGGGCCTCGGTGATCCCCCTCATCAAGGATCGCACCGACATCGACCCGGTCGTCTGGCTGCTCCAGCTCTCGCACGACCCCGACGAGACCGTGCGGATCCACGCCGTCGAGGCCCTCGGCGCCCAGAAGGTCGCGGACGCGGCCGTCAAGCGGCGGATCGTCGAGATGGCCAAATCCGACGCCTCTCAGGAAGTCCGCCAGGCCGCCGGCAAGCTGATGCCCTCCGCCGAGGAGACCACCGCCTCGCTGCCGCCGCTCCCCGGCTCGTCGCTCCTCAATCCGAAGGCCAACTGA
- a CDS encoding WD40 repeat domain-containing serine/threonine protein kinase encodes MPRRDDTDLALGLRALRDGLIDQASLLAAFEVWEREPAATLVEVLRAHGRLVDADLARLSGDPIGGLTVGQTSETVAYAGPPLPTGNAGAADPPPSRFRILGLHARGGLGEIYAALDTELDRRVALKELQPRYAHDEMSQLRFLQEAEITGRLEHPGVVPVYGLGRHPDGRPFYAMRLVEGETFRAAVDRFHQTGKAARPEERELSFRRLLRSVVEVCFALGYAHSRGVVHRDVKPENIMLGRFGETLLVDWGIAKALDSPEPASPHFAQGSAVKDLPYMTRPGSAIGTPQFMSPEQAEGDPDRIGPASDVYGLGATLYYLLVGRPPFVGDDVEAMLVQVSRGIFPSPRRLRKDIDAGLEAICLRSMSARPLDRYASPLEMADALESWLAAIRYRDEQQEAMEQVRDSQSRLALERASTCFNRGRDGEGMLWLARALEHGPSERDRGIRASLAAWHRRGRNLERTIPQVGEIRTLRFSDDGRRLATATADGVARIWDVSRGTPLGPEMVHPRPIRALEFTRDGRRLFSGCEGGVVRRWDALTSEPLGESNNLGAAVAMLHQSVDGAFRAILDPGVRAWIRDAETGEALADESGPLGFGRRSGLAVGGSRVVVASEAGEVWSWESEDRRWGDRPRLHPAPLTAMAVHPAGDRVLTCCRDGLIRIWGDEDASPFIEQPYHDEIVWAGFSPTGDVIVLVSKFGDGHIRSARDGTMRGEPFVHDGKDAPVAFHPDGSLIATRGRDGLVRLWDVASGLAVGPPLDQGGRVVVLAFSPDGRRLAAGCADGSVRSWKPPEPATGDAERIGLWVRIAVDLDLDAGDVVRPLDSLAGWEMRRRLHELGGPPVK; translated from the coding sequence GTGCCTCGACGCGATGACACCGACCTGGCCCTGGGGCTCCGTGCGCTCCGCGACGGCCTAATCGACCAGGCAAGCCTGCTCGCGGCCTTCGAGGTCTGGGAACGCGAGCCCGCCGCCACGCTCGTCGAAGTCCTCCGCGCGCACGGCCGCCTGGTCGACGCCGATCTCGCCCGCCTGAGCGGCGATCCGATCGGCGGCTTGACGGTCGGCCAGACGTCCGAGACCGTGGCGTACGCGGGGCCTCCCCTACCGACCGGAAACGCCGGCGCGGCCGATCCGCCCCCCAGCCGGTTCCGGATCCTCGGCCTACACGCTCGCGGCGGCCTGGGCGAGATCTACGCCGCGCTCGATACCGAGCTTGATCGCCGGGTCGCCCTCAAGGAACTCCAGCCACGGTACGCTCACGACGAGATGAGCCAACTCCGGTTCCTCCAGGAAGCCGAGATCACCGGACGCCTCGAACATCCGGGCGTCGTCCCGGTCTACGGACTCGGCCGGCACCCCGACGGTCGTCCCTTCTACGCGATGAGGTTGGTGGAAGGAGAGACGTTCCGTGCGGCCGTCGACCGATTCCACCAGACCGGGAAGGCCGCCCGGCCCGAAGAGCGCGAGCTGAGCTTCCGTCGCCTGCTCCGAAGCGTCGTCGAGGTTTGCTTCGCGCTCGGCTATGCGCACAGCCGGGGCGTCGTCCACCGCGACGTCAAGCCGGAGAACATCATGCTCGGCCGGTTCGGCGAGACCCTGCTGGTCGATTGGGGGATCGCCAAGGCCCTCGATTCCCCCGAGCCGGCGTCCCCGCACTTCGCCCAGGGCTCCGCCGTGAAGGACCTGCCGTACATGACCCGGCCGGGGTCCGCGATCGGCACGCCTCAGTTCATGAGCCCGGAACAGGCCGAAGGAGATCCCGACCGGATCGGCCCGGCGAGCGACGTCTACGGCCTGGGCGCGACCCTGTACTACCTGCTCGTCGGCCGCCCGCCGTTCGTCGGCGACGACGTGGAGGCCATGCTCGTCCAGGTCAGTCGCGGGATCTTCCCGTCGCCCAGGCGGCTCCGCAAGGACATCGACGCCGGCCTGGAAGCGATCTGCCTCCGGTCCATGTCCGCTCGCCCCTTGGACCGTTACGCCTCCCCGCTGGAAATGGCCGACGCCCTGGAATCCTGGCTGGCGGCGATCCGCTATCGAGACGAACAGCAGGAGGCGATGGAGCAGGTCCGCGACTCGCAATCGAGACTCGCCCTGGAGCGGGCCTCGACCTGCTTCAATCGGGGACGAGACGGCGAAGGGATGCTCTGGCTGGCGCGAGCCCTGGAACACGGGCCGTCGGAACGGGACCGGGGCATCCGCGCGAGCCTCGCCGCCTGGCACCGCCGCGGCCGGAATCTGGAGCGGACGATCCCCCAGGTGGGAGAGATCCGAACCCTCCGCTTCAGCGACGATGGCCGACGCCTGGCGACGGCCACGGCCGACGGCGTAGCACGGATCTGGGACGTCTCGCGAGGGACGCCGCTGGGGCCGGAGATGGTCCATCCCCGCCCCATTCGGGCCCTGGAGTTCACGCGAGACGGCCGGCGACTTTTCAGCGGCTGCGAAGGGGGCGTCGTCCGGCGCTGGGACGCCTTGACGAGCGAGCCGCTCGGCGAGTCCAACAACCTCGGCGCGGCCGTCGCCATGCTCCACCAGTCGGTCGACGGCGCCTTCCGGGCGATCCTCGATCCCGGCGTCCGGGCCTGGATTCGAGACGCCGAGACGGGCGAAGCCCTGGCAGACGAATCCGGCCCGCTCGGCTTCGGCAGGCGAAGCGGCCTGGCCGTGGGAGGGTCGCGGGTCGTCGTCGCGAGCGAAGCGGGCGAGGTCTGGTCCTGGGAATCCGAGGACCGCCGCTGGGGCGATCGTCCCCGCCTCCACCCCGCCCCGCTGACCGCGATGGCGGTCCACCCCGCGGGAGACCGGGTGCTCACGTGTTGCCGCGACGGCCTGATCCGCATCTGGGGAGATGAGGACGCCTCCCCCTTCATCGAGCAGCCATACCATGACGAGATCGTCTGGGCGGGGTTCAGTCCGACCGGCGACGTGATCGTCCTGGTCTCGAAGTTCGGCGACGGTCACATTCGGTCGGCCCGCGACGGGACGATGAGGGGGGAGCCGTTCGTCCACGACGGCAAGGACGCGCCGGTGGCGTTCCACCCGGACGGTTCGCTGATCGCGACGCGGGGCCGCGACGGCCTCGTCAGGTTGTGGGACGTCGCCTCCGGGCTGGCCGTCGGCCCGCCGCTGGACCAGGGAGGCCGCGTCGTCGTCCTGGCGTTCTCGCCCGACGGCCGCCGCCTGGCCGCCGGTTGCGCCGACGGCTCGGTCCGATCGTGGAAGCCGCCCGAGCCGGCGACCGGCGATGCCGAGCGGATCGGCCTCTGGGTGCGAATCGCCGTCGACCTGGACCTGGACGCCGGCGACGTGGTGCGCCCGCTCGACTCCCTGGCCGGCTGGGAGATGCGCCGACGCCTTCACGAGTTGGGAGGCCCGCCCGTCAAGTAG
- the clpX gene encoding ATP-dependent Clp protease ATP-binding subunit ClpX → MSEGSTPAGPIPMACDFCGRPASEVGPMIEGKALQPIAPDHGIAHICSQCVEVCEGIFQQHERARVQIDKVPTPRELVAHLDDYIIGQENVKKTLAVAVVNHYKRVLGREVTDPDLKDVEVAKSNVLLIGPTGCGKTALAQTLARRLHVPFAIGDATTLTEAGYVGEDVENLILKLVMAADYDIAAAEKGIIYIDEIDKIGKTSQNVSITRDVSGEGVQQAMLKLLEGTTANVPPQGGRKHPEQQYLQVDTSNILFICGGTFVGLEEIIAKRLGRKMIGFGRGEANDKELERNELVSQVTPEDLERYGMIPELIGRLPIIATLDQLSIADLARILTEPKDALTKQYQVLFHLDGAKLEFTEGAIHAVAELAKARGTGARALRSIMENLMLEVMYELPERDPGQTYAITDRIVRKEEKLFEAVAKP, encoded by the coding sequence ATGAGTGAAGGCAGTACGCCCGCCGGGCCGATCCCGATGGCCTGCGACTTTTGCGGACGACCCGCCTCCGAGGTCGGGCCGATGATCGAGGGGAAGGCGCTCCAGCCGATCGCGCCGGATCATGGGATCGCCCATATCTGCAGCCAGTGCGTCGAGGTCTGCGAGGGGATCTTCCAGCAGCACGAGCGCGCCAGGGTGCAGATCGACAAGGTCCCCACCCCGCGCGAGCTGGTCGCGCACCTCGATGATTACATCATCGGCCAGGAGAATGTAAAGAAGACGTTGGCCGTCGCCGTCGTGAACCACTACAAGCGCGTGCTCGGCCGCGAGGTTACCGACCCCGACCTGAAGGACGTCGAGGTCGCCAAGAGCAACGTGCTCCTGATCGGCCCCACCGGCTGCGGCAAGACGGCCCTGGCCCAGACCCTGGCCCGTCGGCTTCACGTCCCCTTCGCCATCGGCGACGCCACGACCCTGACCGAAGCCGGATACGTCGGCGAGGACGTCGAAAACCTGATCCTCAAGCTCGTCATGGCGGCCGACTACGACATCGCCGCCGCCGAGAAGGGGATCATCTACATCGACGAGATCGACAAGATCGGCAAGACCAGCCAGAACGTCTCCATCACCCGCGACGTCTCCGGCGAGGGCGTCCAGCAGGCGATGCTCAAGCTGCTGGAAGGGACCACCGCCAACGTCCCGCCGCAGGGGGGCCGCAAGCACCCCGAGCAGCAGTACCTCCAGGTCGACACGTCCAACATCCTGTTCATCTGCGGCGGAACCTTCGTCGGCCTTGAAGAGATCATCGCCAAGCGGCTGGGCCGGAAGATGATCGGCTTCGGCCGGGGCGAGGCCAACGACAAGGAACTCGAGCGCAACGAGCTGGTCTCCCAGGTCACGCCCGAGGATCTCGAACGCTACGGCATGATCCCCGAATTGATCGGTCGACTGCCCATCATCGCCACCCTGGACCAGCTTTCGATCGCCGACCTCGCCCGGATCCTCACCGAGCCGAAGGACGCGCTCACGAAGCAGTACCAGGTGCTGTTCCACCTCGACGGCGCGAAGCTCGAGTTCACCGAGGGGGCGATCCACGCCGTCGCCGAACTCGCCAAGGCCCGAGGCACCGGCGCCCGGGCGCTCCGCTCGATCATGGAAAACCTGATGCTCGAAGTCATGTACGAGCTTCCCGAGCGCGACCCCGGTCAGACGTACGCGATCACCGACCGGATCGTCCGCAAGGAAGAGAAGCTCTTCGAGGCGGTCGCGAAGCCGTGA